Proteins encoded within one genomic window of Citrobacter amalonaticus Y19:
- a CDS encoding MFS transporter: MQATATTLDNEQEHTPVNSRNKVVVASLIGTAIEFFDFYIYATAAVIVFPHIFFPQGDPTAATLQSLATFAIAFVARPIGSALFGHFGDRVGRKVTLVASLLTMGISTVIIGLLPGYATIGIFAPLLLALARFGQGLGLGGEWGGAALLATENAPPRKRALYGSFPQLGAPIGFFFANGTFLLLSWLLTDEQFMNWGWRVPFIFSAVLVIIGLYVRVSLHETPVFAKVAAAKKQVKIPLGTLLTKHVRVTILGTFIMLATYTLFYIMTVYSMTFSTAAAPVGLGLPRNEVLWMLMMAVIGFGVMVPVAGLLADAFGRRKSMVIITTMIILFALFAFKPLLGSGNPALVFAFLLLGLSLMGLTFGPMGALLPELFPTEVRYTGASFSYNVSSILGASVAPYIAAWLQSNYGLAAVGTYLASMAALTLIALLLTHETRHQSL, encoded by the coding sequence ATGCAAGCAACCGCCACCACACTCGATAACGAGCAGGAACATACCCCGGTCAATTCGCGCAATAAGGTTGTCGTCGCCTCGCTCATTGGCACCGCCATTGAGTTCTTCGATTTCTACATCTACGCGACCGCTGCCGTGATTGTCTTCCCGCACATCTTCTTCCCGCAGGGCGACCCGACAGCGGCAACGCTACAGTCGCTCGCCACGTTCGCTATCGCCTTTGTCGCGCGCCCGATTGGTTCCGCGCTCTTCGGCCACTTTGGCGATCGGGTAGGACGTAAAGTGACGCTGGTGGCGTCTTTGCTGACAATGGGGATCTCGACGGTGATCATCGGCCTGCTGCCTGGCTACGCCACCATTGGCATCTTCGCCCCGCTGCTGCTGGCGCTGGCACGTTTTGGTCAAGGGCTGGGACTGGGCGGAGAATGGGGCGGCGCGGCGCTGCTGGCGACGGAAAACGCCCCGCCGCGTAAGCGTGCGCTGTACGGCTCGTTCCCGCAGTTGGGTGCCCCCATTGGCTTCTTCTTTGCCAACGGCACCTTCCTGCTGCTCTCCTGGCTGCTGACCGATGAGCAGTTCATGAACTGGGGCTGGCGCGTGCCGTTTATCTTCTCGGCGGTGCTGGTGATTATCGGTTTGTATGTCCGCGTGTCGCTGCATGAGACACCGGTCTTCGCCAAAGTGGCTGCCGCGAAAAAGCAGGTGAAAATCCCGCTCGGAACCCTGCTGACCAAACACGTTCGCGTGACGATCCTTGGCACGTTTATCATGCTGGCGACCTATACGCTGTTTTATATCATGACCGTGTATTCGATGACGTTCAGTACCGCCGCTGCGCCGGTCGGTCTGGGCCTGCCGCGTAATGAAGTGTTGTGGATGCTGATGATGGCGGTTATTGGCTTTGGCGTGATGGTGCCGGTCGCTGGCCTGCTCGCTGACGCCTTTGGTCGTCGCAAGAGCATGGTTATCATCACCACGATGATTATCCTGTTTGCGCTGTTTGCCTTTAAACCGCTGCTGGGATCCGGCAATCCGGCGCTGGTCTTCGCCTTCCTGCTGCTGGGGCTGAGCCTGATGGGGCTGACGTTTGGGCCGATGGGCGCACTGCTGCCAGAACTGTTCCCGACCGAAGTGCGCTACACCGGCGCCTCGTTCTCCTATAACGTCTCTTCGATTCTGGGCGCGTCCGTCGCGCCGTATATCGCCGCATGGTTGCAGTCCAACTATGGGCTGGCGGCCGTGGGGACTTACCTCGCGTCTATGGCGGCGTTAACGCTGATCGCGCTGCTGTTAACCCATGAGACGCGTCACCAGTCGCTGTAA
- the pdeH gene encoding cyclic-guanylate-specific phosphodiesterase: MINQVIQQLSNSEASVESLQDRRFWLQCERAYTHQPIYQTSGRLLAVELLTVVTHPDNPTQRIAPDRYFSGVAVRHRVDIVKEQLQLLEQKADFFQRHELLASVNVDGPTLLTMRQQPNIVQMIERMPWLRFELVEHIHLPKESSFASMCEFGPLWLDDFGTGMANFSALNEVRYDYIKIARELFVMLRQTPEGRNLFTMLLQLMNRYCRGVIVEGVETLEEWRDVQRSPAFAAQGYFLSRPVPFSHLDEVILSL, encoded by the coding sequence ATGATAAACCAGGTTATCCAGCAGCTAAGCAATTCCGAGGCGAGCGTTGAAAGCTTGCAGGATCGGCGCTTTTGGCTGCAGTGCGAGCGTGCTTACACTCATCAGCCGATTTACCAGACCAGTGGACGCCTGTTAGCGGTTGAACTGCTGACGGTGGTGACGCATCCGGACAACCCGACTCAACGTATCGCCCCTGACCGCTATTTTTCCGGGGTGGCGGTGCGCCATCGCGTTGATATCGTCAAAGAACAACTTCAGTTGCTGGAGCAGAAGGCTGACTTTTTCCAGCGCCATGAATTACTGGCCTCCGTGAATGTTGATGGTCCAACGCTGCTCACCATGCGCCAGCAGCCCAACATTGTGCAGATGATTGAACGGATGCCGTGGCTGCGTTTTGAACTGGTAGAACATATTCACCTGCCAAAAGAATCCTCCTTCGCCAGCATGTGTGAGTTTGGCCCGCTGTGGCTGGATGATTTCGGTACCGGGATGGCGAACTTCTCTGCTCTGAACGAGGTTCGCTATGACTACATCAAAATCGCCCGCGAACTGTTTGTGATGCTTCGACAGACGCCAGAGGGGCGCAATCTCTTCACCATGCTGCTGCAACTGATGAACCGCTATTGCCGCGGCGTGATCGTTGAAGGCGTGGAAACGCTGGAAGAGTGGCGCGATGTACAACGCTCGCCCGCCTTTGCCGCGCAGGGCTATTTTCTGTCGCGCCCGGTCCCGTTTTCCCATCTCGATGAGGTCATTCTGTCACTGTAA
- a CDS encoding AsmA family protein yields MTKAGKITAVITGTFLLLIVVVIVLIATFDWNRLKPTINQKVSTELNRPFAIRGDLGVVWERQTQETGWRSWVPWPHVHAEDILLGNPPDIPEVTMVHLPRVEATLAPLALLSKTVWLPWIKLVKPDARLIRLSEKNNNWTFNLAGAENKDPNAKPSDWSFRLDTILFDQGRIAIDDKVSKADIEILVDPLGKPLPFSEVTGSKAKGDNAKVDDYVFGLKAQGRYNGEPLTGTGKMGGMLALRSESAAFPVQADLRSGNTRVALEGVVKDPMKMGGVDLQLKFSGDSLGELYDLTGVLLPDTPPFETDGRLVAKIDTNASSVFDYRGFNGRIGDSDIHGSLTYTTGKPRPKLEGDVESRQLRLADLGPLIGVDSGKGAEKAQRAEQKKGEKSVQPADKVLPYDRFETDKWNVMDADVRFKGRRIEHGSSLPIRDLSTHIILQNADLRLQPLKFGLAGGSISSNIHLEGDKKPMQGRADIQARRLKLKELMPDVELMQKTLGEMNGDAELRGSGNSVAALLGNSNGNLKLLMNDGLISRNLMEIVGLNVGNYIVGQIFGDDEVRVNCAAANLDIVNGVARPQIFAFDTENALINVTGTASFASEQLDLTIDPESKGIRIITLRSPLYVRGTFKDPQAGVKAGPLIARGAVAAALATLVTPAAALLALISPSEGDANQCRMILSQMKK; encoded by the coding sequence ATGACCAAAGCCGGAAAAATAACAGCAGTGATAACAGGGACTTTCTTGTTGTTGATCGTGGTTGTTATCGTACTGATAGCGACATTTGACTGGAACCGCCTCAAACCGACCATCAACCAGAAAGTCTCTACCGAACTTAACCGACCGTTCGCCATTCGTGGTGATTTGGGTGTCGTCTGGGAGCGCCAGACGCAGGAGACCGGCTGGCGCAGTTGGGTGCCGTGGCCGCATGTGCATGCTGAAGATATTCTCCTCGGCAATCCCCCCGATATTCCCGAAGTGACGATGGTGCATCTTCCCCGCGTCGAAGCGACGCTCGCCCCGCTGGCGCTGTTGAGCAAAACCGTCTGGCTGCCGTGGATCAAACTGGTGAAACCCGATGCGCGGCTGATTCGCCTGTCCGAGAAAAACAATAACTGGACATTCAACCTGGCAGGCGCAGAAAACAAAGACCCCAATGCTAAACCTTCTGACTGGTCTTTCCGGCTGGACACGATTCTCTTCGATCAGGGGCGGATCGCTATTGACGATAAGGTCAGCAAAGCAGATATCGAGATCCTGGTCGATCCGCTGGGTAAGCCGTTACCGTTCAGTGAAGTCACGGGAAGCAAAGCGAAAGGCGATAACGCGAAGGTCGACGATTATGTGTTTGGCCTGAAGGCGCAGGGACGATACAACGGCGAACCGCTCACCGGAACGGGAAAAATGGGCGGTATGCTGGCGCTGCGTAGTGAAAGCGCCGCGTTTCCGGTGCAGGCCGATTTACGCTCCGGCAATACCCGAGTGGCGTTGGAGGGCGTGGTTAAGGACCCAATGAAGATGGGCGGCGTCGATCTGCAACTGAAATTCTCCGGAGACTCGCTGGGCGAACTGTATGACCTGACGGGAGTACTGCTGCCGGATACGCCGCCGTTCGAAACGGACGGTCGGCTGGTGGCGAAAATCGATACCAATGCATCGTCGGTGTTTGACTACCGGGGGTTCAATGGCCGGATCGGCGACAGCGACATTCATGGTTCACTGACTTATACGACGGGGAAACCGCGTCCGAAACTGGAAGGCGACGTGGAATCGCGCCAGCTCAGGCTGGCGGATCTGGGGCCGCTGATCGGCGTTGATTCCGGTAAAGGTGCGGAGAAGGCGCAGCGCGCAGAACAGAAAAAGGGCGAAAAGAGCGTACAGCCAGCGGATAAAGTGCTGCCCTATGACCGCTTCGAAACGGACAAATGGAACGTGATGGACGCTGACGTGCGCTTCAAAGGGCGGCGTATTGAACATGGCAGCAGCCTGCCCATCCGCGATCTCTCAACCCACATCATTTTGCAAAATGCCGACCTGCGCCTGCAACCGCTGAAGTTTGGCCTGGCGGGCGGCAGCATCAGTTCGAATATCCATCTGGAAGGGGACAAAAAGCCAATGCAGGGGCGCGCAGATATTCAGGCGCGGCGCTTAAAACTGAAAGAACTGATGCCGGATGTCGAACTGATGCAGAAAACGCTGGGTGAAATGAACGGCGACGCCGAACTTCGCGGCAGCGGGAACTCCGTGGCGGCGCTGCTGGGCAACAGCAATGGCAACCTGAAACTGCTGATGAACGACGGGCTGATCAGTCGCAACCTGATGGAGATCGTTGGACTGAACGTCGGAAACTACATCGTCGGGCAGATCTTTGGCGATGACGAAGTGCGGGTCAACTGCGCGGCGGCGAATCTCGATATTGTGAACGGCGTGGCGCGTCCGCAAATTTTCGCTTTCGACACCGAAAATGCGCTGATCAACGTCACCGGGACGGCGAGCTTTGCCTCAGAACAGCTGGATTTGACCATCGACCCGGAAAGCAAAGGCATCCGTATCATTACCTTGCGTTCGCCGCTGTACGTGCGTGGGACGTTTAAGGATCCGCAGGCGGGAGTAAAAGCCGGGCCGTTGATTGCCCGTGGCGCGGTGGCTGCGGCGCTGGCGACGTTAGTGACGCCCGCCGCCGCGCTGCTGGCGCTGATTTCGCCATCAGAAGGGGATGCCAACCAGTGCCGGATGATTTTATCGCAGATGAAGAAGTGA
- a CDS encoding sugar kinase, which translates to MSKKIAVIGECMIELSQKGADVQRGFGGDTLNTSVYIARQVDAAALSVHYVTALGTDSFSQQMLESWHGENVDTSLTQRMENRLPGLYYIETDSTGERTFYYWRNEAAAKFWLESEQSAAICEELATFDYLYLSGISLAILSPSSRDKLLSLLRECRANGGKVIFDNNYRPRLWASKEETQQVYQKMLECTDIAFLTLDDEDALWGVKPVEEVIARTHAAGVQEVVVKRGADSCLVSVDGKEPIDVPAVKLPKEKVIDTTAAGDSFSAGYLAVRLTGGDAAEAAKRGHLTASTVIQHRGAIIPRDAMPQ; encoded by the coding sequence ATGTCCAAAAAGATTGCCGTGATTGGCGAATGCATGATTGAGCTGTCACAGAAAGGCGCTGACGTTCAGCGCGGATTCGGTGGCGACACATTGAATACCTCCGTTTACATTGCCCGCCAGGTTGATGCTGCGGCGCTCTCCGTGCATTACGTCACGGCGCTGGGCACGGACAGTTTCAGCCAGCAGATGCTGGAGTCATGGCACGGTGAAAACGTCGATACCTCGCTGACGCAGCGCATGGAAAACCGTCTGCCGGGCCTCTACTACATTGAGACCGACAGCACCGGCGAGCGGACGTTCTATTACTGGCGTAACGAAGCGGCGGCGAAATTCTGGCTGGAGAGCGAGCAGTCAGCGGCCATTTGCGAAGAACTGGCGACCTTTGACTATCTCTACCTGAGCGGTATCAGCCTCGCGATCCTGAGCCCATCCAGCCGTGACAAACTGCTGTCGCTGCTGCGCGAATGCCGCGCCAACGGCGGGAAAGTCATTTTTGACAACAACTACCGCCCGCGCCTGTGGGCCAGCAAAGAAGAGACCCAACAGGTTTATCAGAAGATGCTGGAATGCACCGATATCGCCTTCCTGACGCTGGACGACGAAGATGCGCTCTGGGGCGTGAAGCCGGTTGAAGAAGTGATCGCACGTACGCATGCCGCGGGTGTGCAGGAAGTGGTCGTGAAACGGGGTGCGGATTCTTGCCTGGTGTCTGTCGACGGTAAAGAACCGATCGACGTTCCTGCGGTGAAACTGCCAAAAGAGAAAGTGATCGATACCACCGCCGCCGGCGACTCGTTCAGCGCCGGGTATCTGGCCGTTCGTTTAACCGGTGGCGATGCCGCCGAAGCCGCCAAACGGGGTCACCTGACAGCCAGCACCGTCATTCAGCATCGCGGGGCGATTATCCCACGCGACGCCATGCCGCAGTAA